A region of the Leopardus geoffroyi isolate Oge1 chromosome C2, O.geoffroyi_Oge1_pat1.0, whole genome shotgun sequence genome:
gaaaaacaCAACGCTATGAAATATGATTGGCATGCTACCTATGAAGAATTCTATTTGGGGTCTGATATATCCTGCCGTTGAAGATACTTCATTCCTTCATATGAAGTGATCCCATAACTTTTTGTGCCAGCTTTctggaggtataattgacaaataaaattacgTATGTCTAAAGTATGGAACATAATTTGATAAAGTGATGCAATAACATTTAGAGGCCACCCTGATGAGGCACCAAAGCGATCTCAAACATTTTAATGAGTGTTAGGGCCTCTCCCTGTGTCAGGGgacaatgaatgaatacattgtTGTCAGGGAGGTAATtagaaaaatgacacaaaaggAGGGTACACACGTGATTTATCACATGCTCTGACCAAGGTATATAAGCCTCCCTCCATCCATGCTGACATTCACACTCAGGATCTTGCCTTGAATAGCAAACCCAAGTCAACACCCTTGACACCATGAGATACTACGGCAACTACTATGGAGGCCTGGGCTGCGGCTGTGGAGGCTTCGGTGGCCTGGGCTGTGGCTCTGGCTGGGGATGTGGCAGCTTCCGCAGACTGGGctgtggctggggctggggaggcctCAGACATGGCTCTTGCCACCCACTGTGCTACGGCGGATATGGGTTCTCTAGCTTCTACTGAGACCCTGCCCTGGAATTCAAACATCTGAGGCTACAGGTTCATAACTCAAATCAACCAAAGTTTGAACCAAACAGTATCAGCTGGGACCAAGTCAAGATCAACGGATTCAGCATCTTAGAGTCTAGGAATAATTATCATCTTCTCTTTGCCTGCTTCATGTctccaggtgccccctattttcACTTTTGTAACTGTGGAATTTCCCTGTTTCCTTTGCAATAAATTATCCTCACTTAAAATGGAAGCTATGgcttatcttatttatttatttaactcaattctgattTTCCCTTTCACAGTGTGCTTCTCTTCTTGTGTCCTTTCAGAGAAACCGTCCTAAACTCCTGGTTATCGGTCCCTGCAATGATCATAGCAATATAAACACAGAGTTTATGAGGATTAATCCGCTTTCCACAATAGCCACCTAATTTTGCTCAGTGGTGTTAGTTTTGATTTAGAATCTTGAACCTATTAATTTCTGGTTTCTCTGgatctgaaaaaaattaactagCAAGCAGTGTCAAGTTCAAGTGCTATTTCCGATATTAAGGATGGATTTTGAAAGACTCAGACTTGTTTGCTAAACATAAAAGTACATTTGTTCAATCAGATTCAGATAGTAAGACCTAACCTTTTAGTCAACCCAGTCATATTATATTAGCTTTACATTGACCAGATCAGAGAAAGTAATAGCTTGGTGACTCCACTGGATGACTATACTACTTAGCGTGACAGGGTTCAAGAactattctattttcttaatggttaATAGTAATTCTCCAGAATTTGAACAAAGGCCTTCTGTagttctaaagaagaaaaatccataCCATGGCTTGGAGCAGGTATTTGACATTCCtagtataatattatattattagaaTTTGAAATGACTGCCTTTATGGGTCTCTGCTGGAGTTAGGGAAATTCTCCAGCACATCTTTATTTCCAGGGAAAAGCTATTGCTTATGTTGGGAACAACATATCACACAACTGATGCACATCTGGCAGGGTCAAATGGGCAAAGTCTGACACACTGAAACCTGTCtgatttatttgtaattttatagcTTCAGCTTGACTTAAGGAGAATGAGATATTCAAGTTATTGACTGTTTTTCATGTTTAGAATGATCAATGAAAACGGAACAAGTTCTGAAGAAGGCAGacagaaagaattaaataacaaTGTGTGATGTAGTAAAAAATTTAATTGGAACCCAAAGCAttagacataaaagaaaaatatgactaaATTAGACATCGTTATATTACAACATTGTGTTCTTGTATAAACAGAATGTAAAGTAGAAAAATGCAAGCCACAAACcaggtgaaaataattttaatgtataagtTTGATAAAATGCCACTACCCCAAAATGTAAAGAGTTCCCGCTaatcaattataaaatattgattaattGACTAATATTAAATAAGCCcagttaaaaatggacaaaatacttGAACAGGCATTTCAAAAGAAAGGATATCTAAGTGGCTTGTAAAGATATGTTAAATTCCCAGTGCCATTATTGATCAAGCAAAACCGAATTAAACTAATATTCAAATAACACTATGGACCCTAAGGATGATCAGATTAAGACTCTGAAACGGTCAATGtgggtaaggatgtggaaaatcTGGGACTCTCATAGATTGCTGGTGGTACAGTAAATTTAGCAACTGTATTGAAAAATCTTGGGCAGAATCTACTGAagctaaatatatatagtataaattgGCAATGTGTTTCCTGTGTATACCCAAGGTAAAGGAATGCTTAGGTCTACAAAAAAGGTCTCTATTAGAAGGTACATAGAGACTTGAttcatatgaaagaaagaaagaaagaaagaaagaaagaaagaaagaaagaaagaaagaagggagggaaggagggaaggaaagaaggaaagaaggaaggaaggaaaggaggaagggaagaagggaggaagggaggaagggaggaaggaaggaagagaaactacTCAAATATAGATTTACCAGagcaaaatagtaaataaattgtGCTCTAGTTATACAATGGGCTACTTTGCagcaatgaaaacaacaaaactaacgTTACATGCAACAACAAAGGTGCATCTATCTCACAGAGACAGTGATGTACAAAGTATTTCAGGGGAGAAAAGTGCTGGTATActttatgatttcattcatatgacaTCCAAAACAGGCAAACTTCTAGGCAGGAATACTAACTGGTGGGTCAAGAGAAAATCTGGGCAGCTTGGGTGTAATCGATCTAGGTGGTCTGTGAATTAAAGCAAAATATCACTAATTTGTACAGTTAAGATTTGGGTATTTTACAATAtgctttaaacaacaacaaaaagtaaatgaaatgatggCTTATGAGCTTCTCTAAACTAAGAAAACTATTTGAGCCGGTTCTTCCTTTAAATCATCAGATACATTCATAGAGATACCCGTGTCTGCGGAAGGCATGATCCTTACCTATAAGAACCCTAGAGTGCGTTCATCCATTTGACtcttcctcattgattttctacTTCCTGCTAGTATTTGCACAGCAGTCAACAAGTCCAGCTGGGAAAATGCATCATCTGATAATTGCTTATAAGCTCAACAAAAGCTGAACAGTGTATTTGATTCCATGAAAGgtgaaaaagaatttagatgCTCAGTTGAAGAGCGTATCTGGCAGGACTCAACCAGGATTTGAATCAGCCTTGCACATAGGTGATTAAGTTCTCCAAGTAAGCTGAAGGACTTTTTGCTTCACTTCATGCTTTCTCCACTCTGTCTTTTTATACCTATATTTTTGGAGATTCTGAagaccttctttttttaaaaatttttttattagttttctttatttttgagaggcagagaaagactgagtgtgtggaggggaggggcagagagagagggagacacagaatctgaagcaggctccaggctctgagctgtcaacacagagcccgatgtggggcccgaactcaggaaccatgagatcaagacctgagccaaagtcggttgctcaaccgactgagccacccaggcacccctgaagaccTTCTAAATGTTAACAGCCTCTTACTGAATTTCATGGAGaattaggcattttttttctcagcatctAAGATCTTAATAAGCATTTCATATCTTAGCAGATACAAGTTAGCTGttttctgaaatagaaaaaaaaaataaacacacaataaacaaagagaaaacaaggaaaaaactaTTATAGTAAGAGTGAAGATATATATAGAAGAATTTCGGTAAAAATTGGATAAAAATGGAGGGAAACCAAAGATAAATTGTATGTGTTTCCTTATTTCACTGCTCAGACCTTAGCGGGAATTGAGAGGAACTGAGGCAAGTGATACTGGAAAATTGATTGAATAAGAGGGTAAATAATAGATTagtggaaagggaggaaaaggtgTCTAtgaggcagagaggcagatgTAATCTATATTTTTGGGTAGATGATATGTAAGAAAGGGGCTTGGGAtgtgaaaaaaaggaattttgaatgtatttttttaattctgcttaTGAAACACATTTTGATTACTCTGATTTGCCTTTAACATTTGAATAATATTACTTCATGTTGTTAACTCAAATACTGATTTTCTAAGCTAGTATGCAAAatcaaaaaagagaatattttttatgatGTTCCATGTTATAAAATAATAGAACGAAGACGactctttttcaacttttttttcccctgaacttCTCTACTGATGTTCACAGCAGGTGAACGGATACTCCCAGgctttcaaatgtttcttttctttggctttgaAAAAAGACTTTACCATGAGGTATTAGGTGCCTTTAAAAGGATATAATAAATTGTGCTGAATTGAATTTAaccaatttctttcatttaattataaGTGAAGAATGACAATTCAAGGAAAGCCAGAGATGATGCAAtccttaattttaaaacacaacacTAGCAACTGTGTTATGCAATATTTCTCGTTATGAGGAATTTTATTTAACCTGGGATGTTCAGACTTTGAAAGTGCAGCAATCCTTTCTCATAAAAAGGATGCAGTATGTTTAAGGGACACCATGATTACATAGCAATGCAAGCTCAAACACTTTGATGAGTTTGAGGGCCTCTTCACGTCAGGATCGTGTCAGACAGGTAACACACAGAATGACACAAAACTAGGTAGCATGTGTTTTTATCACCTGGTCTGCTCAGGGCATGTAAGTATCCCTCTATGCATGCTGAAATTCACACTCAAGATCTTATATTGAACAGAGAAACAACTCATCACCCGCGACACCATGAGCCATCACAGCAACTACTATGGAGGCCTGGGCTACGGCTACGGAGGCTTTGGGGGCCCGGGCTATGGTTGTGGCTGGGGATATGGAAGTTTCCCTGGACTGGGCTGTGGCTGGAGCTGGAGAAGCCACAGATATGGCTGCTGCCTCCCACTGTGTTATGGAGGATATGGGTTCTCTGGCTTCTACTAAACGACTGTGCCAGTAAACCAACACCTGAAATTATAAGGGACTTCCCCAAATTGATGTTCAGTATATGAACTTCCAATATCACGGTGGGATTATTTGCACAAAAGTATTTGGCTTCtcagaattttgaatttttcaattAATGCCTACATCTTCAACATAACTCTAGAATCTTCTTCTGTTTTGCTCTTATAACACATTGAGTTATCTTTTCACCTgccaataaaatgttaaatttgaaaacaaaatatggtttttgttttgttcatggaACTCAGTTATGTGGAAGTGAtgtgctgttttaatttttagccCTATAAGACATGTCAGTAGACTGTGGACTGTTACCCGATTAAGTATGAAACGATAGTCTGACAACTGGATTTTACCTGCTGTACACATTGAGAATCTCTAAGATTCAGAGGGGACTGACTGAAAGGACAGTTGCACTAAATTGTCAATGAGGGAAGCTtggcttagaagaaaaaaaaattttttttcatatatttcacaAACATGGATGCagctaaatttaaaaactaacaattctagaccaaaatgaaaaaaaatgtttcaaaaggtTAGCAATTTAATATTTCTCAATCTCTTGCTTTTACTTAGATAATATTTAGATTTAAGTCGATAACAGCATCATAtctatttatcaaatatatgtgtTTTAGGTTATTCAACTCACATTTTTCAATTTAGTACAATgcattataattccatttatttagaaatttatttggttgttttattttaagcataatCAAATGATAATAGATCAAACCATATCACTAGGCTCATTATGAAAGTAAATCACCTTTCCaagaatttttgtattttgaacgATTTCACCCCGTGTGTCGTATTATTTTGCACATTACATCATTTCACATTTGCATCAAGCAGCCGAAATCTATAACTCAGTAATGAATTGGGGCAAGGTTTTTCCTGTGAGGTCATTTAACTCAAAATATGTGAACTAAAATTTTTAGTTAGCTTTCCTATATTCTCATTGCATCTTCATGACCAGACATAAGAATTTTTTCAatccaggggcgcttgggtgactcagtcggttaagcgactgacttcggctcaagtcttgatctcacggttcctgagttcgggccccgcctcgggctctgtgctgacagctcagagcccggatcctgcttcgaattctgtgtctccctctc
Encoded here:
- the LOC123576026 gene encoding keratin-associated protein 19-7-like is translated as MRYYGNYYGGLGCGCGGFGGLGCGSGWGCGSFRRLGCGWGWGGLRHGSCHPLCYGGYGFSSFY
- the LOC123576027 gene encoding keratin-associated protein 19-8-like, with product MSHHSNYYGGLGYGYGGFGGPGYGCGWGYGSFPGLGCGWSWRSHRYGCCLPLCYGGYGFSGFY